A genome region from Bacteroidota bacterium includes the following:
- the gcvH gene encoding glycine cleavage system protein GcvH: MNFPDNLKYTKDHEWVRLEGNTAIIGITDYAQGELGDIVYVEIDKMGEEVSREEKFGTIEAVKTVSDLFMPISGKVTEKNNSIDGNPESVNKDPYGEGWIIKAEIKDASELNKLLDAATYRSLIGH, encoded by the coding sequence ATGAATTTTCCTGACAACTTAAAATACACCAAGGACCACGAATGGGTTCGCCTCGAAGGCAATACTGCTATCATTGGAATCACGGATTACGCACAGGGAGAACTCGGGGATATTGTTTATGTGGAGATCGATAAAATGGGAGAAGAAGTTTCCCGCGAAGAAAAATTCGGAACCATCGAAGCGGTGAAAACTGTTTCCGATCTTTTCATGCCGATCAGTGGAAAAGTAACCGAGAAAAATAATTCCATTGATGGAAATCCCGAATCCGTGAACAAAGATCCTTACGGAGAAGGATGGATCATCAAGGCGGAGATCAAAGATGCATCTGAGTTGAATAAATTACTGGATGCTGCTACGTATCGTTCGCTCATCGGCCACTGA
- the vanZ gene encoding VanZ family protein, protein MLLRIVRSSATEQKINDECSIDVHLPMKKRPYLSTFLWALVILILCGIPGKDIPHISFLELLSFDKWVHAGIFFVLVIFFIRSNRLQEKNKYVKANAVFIAVGLSIPYGGLIEIMQGTLFVGRSADFYDFIANSAGCFMAALTYPFISKKIPKLRLPL, encoded by the coding sequence ATGCTGCTACGTATCGTTCGCTCATCGGCCACTGAGCAGAAAATAAATGATGAATGTTCGATCGATGTTCATCTTCCAATGAAAAAGCGTCCGTATCTCTCCACTTTTCTCTGGGCGCTTGTCATTCTCATCTTATGCGGAATTCCCGGAAAGGATATTCCGCATATTTCTTTTCTCGAGTTACTGAGTTTTGATAAATGGGTGCATGCTGGAATTTTTTTCGTGCTCGTAATATTTTTCATTCGCAGCAATCGCTTGCAGGAGAAAAATAAATATGTGAAAGCGAATGCGGTTTTTATTGCCGTGGGGCTTTCCATTCCCTATGGTGGATTGATCGAGATCATGCAGGGAACTCTGTTTGTTGGCCGCAGCGCCGATTTTTATGATTTCATTGCCAACAGCGCCGGCTGTTTCATGGCGGCATTAACTTATCCTTTTATCTCGAAAAAAATTCCGAAGTTGCGTTTGCCATTATGA
- a CDS encoding GNAT family N-acetyltransferase, producing MNTNDVIKWECKHFREMNAKELHAVLALRCEIFIIEQHCPYLDPDPKDFRSYHVMGWCDEKLIAVARIVEPGISYNEVSIGRVATSSSVRGTGAGKILMAKTMEYIRAHFGKVPVRISAQSYLQKFYEGYGFKRTEKEEYLEDDIPHVEMRTS from the coding sequence ATGAATACGAATGACGTTATAAAATGGGAGTGCAAACATTTCCGTGAAATGAATGCAAAGGAATTGCATGCTGTTCTTGCATTGCGATGCGAAATTTTCATCATCGAACAGCATTGCCCTTATCTCGATCCCGATCCCAAAGATTTCCGCTCGTATCATGTGATGGGATGGTGTGATGAAAAATTAATTGCAGTGGCGAGAATTGTAGAACCCGGAATTTCTTACAACGAAGTTTCCATTGGCAGAGTCGCTACTTCTTCGTCCGTGCGCGGTACAGGCGCAGGAAAAATTCTAATGGCGAAGACGATGGAATATATTCGCGCACATTTTGGAAAAGTTCCCGTGAGAATTTCAGCGCAATCGTATTTGCAGAAATTTTACGAAGGATATGGATTCAAAAGAACAGAAAAGGAAGAATACCTGGAAGATGATATTCCGCATGTGGAAATGCGCACGAGTTAG
- a CDS encoding right-handed parallel beta-helix repeat-containing protein — MKNFLLFLPAFFFAHEIFSQTIVPGGVVTGPWTAAGSPYIVQGNIQCNNLVIQAGVDVRFQNGSGLTSYNSVKAQGTTLLPVIFESDDTTGWSNMSIANGGTSGIYIYGSTSDTSIFDHCIIRDAKGLISNNAAVCLGVYGSHLVLTNSEIYHNYISGTSYIISVSNVPPVITDNSIHNNYGRGCGGISIWSTSGIISGNELYQNSGNEGGAFFIVSDPDPAGPTITNNNIHNNRAYFDGGAIMIEDGPVTISNNTIAFNHSARAGAGIYVLYAHAKILSNWICNNTDSIYNNCGINDGGGGILINNGSGADTAEVYNNVIANNNCCFEGGGIRVCGGAGTAFIENNDIVNNTCHGGYFTGGINISNNIYASIRNNILYGNRGFTTFGQMDSVQIYAGANDTIAIEYNCAEFSYMGGLLTNSGTQVTGNQSTNTGVYGVDPGFVMISGGAGILYDGTAADWHLVSTSVCIDSGTTVFLAGIPMATDLYGDPRILGIAIDKGAVEYPSETGMVEQNKNTLEIFPNPSSDLIYIKDLSPFTDVRIANAAGQIVSAEKYRSGIDLSAFVPGVYFVSFTDKNGRQTTSSFVKQ; from the coding sequence ATGAAAAATTTTTTACTTTTTCTCCCTGCATTTTTCTTCGCACATGAAATTTTTTCGCAGACCATCGTTCCCGGCGGAGTGGTGACAGGTCCGTGGACCGCTGCCGGTTCTCCTTACATCGTGCAGGGAAATATCCAGTGCAATAATCTGGTGATACAGGCGGGTGTTGATGTCCGTTTTCAGAATGGATCGGGACTCACTTCCTACAATTCTGTTAAAGCGCAGGGAACAACATTGCTGCCTGTGATATTTGAAAGTGATGATACGACGGGATGGTCGAACATGAGTATTGCCAATGGCGGCACGAGCGGAATTTATATTTACGGTAGCACGAGCGACACGAGTATTTTTGATCACTGCATCATAAGGGATGCGAAAGGGCTCATCAGTAATAATGCAGCGGTGTGTCTCGGTGTTTACGGTTCACATCTTGTGTTGACGAACAGCGAAATTTATCACAACTATATTTCCGGAACATCCTACATTATTTCTGTCTCAAATGTTCCGCCGGTGATCACGGATAATTCCATTCACAATAATTACGGTCGCGGCTGCGGGGGAATTTCGATCTGGTCGACGAGCGGAATAATTTCCGGCAATGAACTCTATCAGAATTCCGGCAATGAAGGCGGCGCATTTTTTATTGTGAGTGATCCGGATCCGGCAGGGCCAACGATCACCAACAATAACATTCACAACAACCGCGCGTATTTCGACGGTGGCGCGATCATGATCGAAGACGGACCGGTGACGATCAGCAACAATACGATTGCATTCAATCATTCCGCGCGTGCCGGTGCGGGCATTTACGTTCTGTATGCGCACGCGAAAATTCTTTCGAACTGGATCTGCAACAACACGGATTCTATTTACAACAACTGTGGCATCAACGATGGCGGTGGCGGAATTCTCATCAACAACGGATCGGGTGCCGATACTGCGGAAGTTTACAACAATGTGATCGCGAATAATAATTGCTGCTTCGAAGGAGGCGGCATCCGGGTTTGTGGTGGCGCGGGAACAGCGTTCATCGAGAACAATGATATAGTGAACAATACTTGCCACGGCGGATATTTTACGGGCGGAATAAATATTTCGAATAATATTTACGCGAGCATCCGCAATAATATTCTCTACGGCAACCGCGGATTCACAACGTTCGGCCAGATGGATTCGGTGCAGATCTATGCAGGTGCTAATGATACTATCGCGATAGAATATAATTGCGCTGAATTTTCTTACATGGGAGGATTGCTCACCAATTCCGGAACGCAGGTGACAGGAAATCAATCTACGAACACCGGTGTGTATGGTGTTGATCCGGGTTTTGTAATGATCAGCGGCGGTGCCGGAATTCTTTACGATGGTACCGCTGCCGACTGGCATCTCGTTTCTACGAGTGTGTGTATTGATTCGGGCACAACTGTTTTTCTTGCAGGCATTCCGATGGCGACAGACCTTTATGGTGATCCGAGAATATTGGGAATTGCGATCGACAAAGGTGCCGTGGAATATCCGAGCGAAACCGGAATGGTGGAGCAGAATAAAAATACTTTAGAGATTTTTCCGAATCCGTCAAGCGATCTTATTTACATAAAAGATCTTTCGCCGTTTACAGATGTGCGGATCGCGAATGCAGCAGGACAAATTGTAAGTGCTGAAAAATACCGAAGCGGAATTGATCTTTCGGCTTTTGTACCCGGCGTGTATTTTGTTTCGTTCACTGATAAGAATGGGCGACAAACCACCTCTTCATTCGTGAAGCAATAG
- a CDS encoding GNAT family N-acetyltransferase yields the protein MARIVEPGISYNEVSIGRVATSSSVRGTGAGKILMAKTMEYIRAHFGKVPVRISAQSYLQKFYEGYGFKRTEKEEYLEDDIPHVEMISR from the coding sequence GTGGCGAGAATTGTAGAACCCGGAATTTCTTACAACGAAGTTTCCATTGGCAGAGTCGCTACTTCTTCGTCCGTGCGCGGTACAGGCGCAGGAAAAATTCTAATGGCGAAGACGATGGAATACATTCGCGCACATTTTGGAAAAGTTCCCGTGAGAATTTCAGCGCAATCGTATTTGCAGAAATTTTACGAAGGATATGGATTCAAAAGAACAGAAAAGGAAGAATACCTGGAAGATGATATTCCGCATGTGGAAATGATCAGCCGCTGA
- a CDS encoding GNAT family N-acetyltransferase yields the protein MNYLFETSRLRFRDMLVADAEILFELNSDPEVIRYTDDPPFNSLEKTRIFIEERLAAYAKAGYGRWIAELKENKEVIGWCGLKFVEEKKETDVGYRFFRKFWGKGYGTESCGAALEYGFEKLGVKKIFAEARKENAASIRIMEKCGMKFLRESKGCEGETVIYEKFG from the coding sequence ATGAATTATCTCTTCGAAACTTCCCGCCTCCGTTTCCGCGACATGCTTGTTGCTGACGCAGAAATTCTTTTCGAACTCAACAGCGATCCGGAAGTGATCCGTTACACGGATGATCCGCCGTTTAATTCATTGGAGAAAACACGGATTTTCATTGAGGAACGACTGGCTGCTTATGCAAAAGCCGGATACGGAAGATGGATCGCAGAATTAAAAGAGAATAAAGAAGTGATCGGATGGTGCGGATTAAAATTCGTTGAAGAAAAAAAAGAAACAGATGTGGGTTATCGTTTCTTCAGAAAATTCTGGGGAAAAGGATATGGAACAGAATCGTGTGGTGCAGCTCTGGAATACGGATTTGAAAAACTTGGGGTGAAAAAAATTTTCGCTGAAGCAAGAAAAGAAAATGCTGCATCAATACGCATCATGGAAAAGTGCGGAATGAAATTTTTACGTGAAAGCAAAGGTTGTGAGGGCGAAACCGTGATCTACGAAAAATTTGGGTAG
- a CDS encoding type II toxin-antitoxin system RelE/ParE family toxin: MEVLVTKSFNKDLARLKDPKIARKVEDLISNLQKCKTLHEIASLKKIEGASNAYRVRIGDFRIGFFLQQGVVILTVFANRKDIYKLFP, translated from the coding sequence ATGGAAGTGCTTGTTACGAAATCCTTCAATAAGGATCTCGCACGCCTTAAGGATCCGAAGATCGCGCGTAAAGTAGAAGATCTTATTTCCAATCTGCAGAAATGCAAAACCCTTCACGAAATTGCATCACTCAAAAAGATTGAAGGTGCTTCAAATGCTTATCGCGTCAGAATAGGTGATTTTCGTATTGGTTTTTTTCTCCAGCAGGGTGTCGTTATACTCACCGTGTTCGCTAACAGAAAAGATATCTACAAACTATTTCCGTAG
- the cysN gene encoding sulfate adenylyltransferase subunit CysN, translating to MPNQQSTINNQQSYLDMDLLRFTTAGSVDDGKSTLIGRLLYDSKSIFEDQYEAVKESSEKRGEEYVNLALLTDGLRAEREQGITIDVAYRYFATPKRKFIIADTPGHIQYTRNMVTGASTANVAIVLIDARKGVIEQTMRHTFIASLLKIPHIVVCVNKMDLVGYKEEIFLQIKKDFEAFASKLDAIDITFIPISALKGDDVVDRSENMKWYEGATLLYTLENIHIASDLNHIDCRFPVQYVVRPMNNEFHDYRGFAGRVAGGVFKKGDAVTVLPSGFQTKIKSIDTFTGEIQEAFPPQSVTITLEDEIDISRGDMIVRENNQPEISQDVDVMVCWFNPKPLQLNGKYNVKHTSRDARCVVKEITYKMDISTLHRNESDKNIAMNDIARIKIRTTVPLFFDKYSRNRTTGSLIFIDEATNETVGAGMIV from the coding sequence ATGCCAAATCAACAATCAACAATCAACAATCAGCAATCCTACCTGGATATGGATCTCCTCCGCTTCACAACAGCTGGTTCTGTTGATGATGGGAAATCAACACTCATCGGAAGATTACTTTACGATTCGAAATCCATTTTCGAAGATCAGTATGAAGCGGTGAAAGAGTCGAGCGAAAAACGCGGAGAGGAATATGTGAATCTCGCATTACTCACCGATGGATTGCGCGCGGAACGCGAACAGGGAATTACCATCGATGTTGCATATCGTTATTTCGCAACGCCGAAAAGAAAATTCATCATCGCGGATACGCCCGGGCATATACAGTACACGCGCAACATGGTCACGGGCGCAAGTACTGCGAACGTAGCGATCGTGCTCATAGACGCGCGCAAGGGTGTGATCGAACAAACCATGCGTCACACCTTCATTGCATCGCTGTTGAAAATTCCGCACATCGTTGTCTGCGTGAATAAAATGGATCTTGTCGGATACAAAGAAGAAATATTCCTGCAGATCAAAAAAGATTTCGAAGCATTCGCATCCAAACTCGACGCGATCGATATCACCTTCATTCCTATTTCCGCTTTGAAAGGAGATGACGTGGTCGATCGTTCTGAAAATATGAAATGGTACGAAGGCGCAACACTTCTTTACACACTGGAGAATATTCACATCGCTTCCGATCTGAATCATATCGACTGCCGTTTTCCTGTTCAATATGTGGTTCGCCCGATGAATAATGAATTCCACGATTACCGCGGATTTGCAGGAAGAGTTGCGGGTGGCGTTTTCAAAAAAGGAGATGCGGTGACCGTTCTTCCCAGCGGATTCCAGACAAAAATTAAATCTATTGACACATTCACCGGAGAAATTCAGGAAGCTTTTCCTCCGCAGAGTGTGACGATCACGCTCGAAGATGAAATAGATATTTCACGCGGCGACATGATCGTTCGCGAAAATAATCAGCCGGAAATTTCGCAGGATGTGGATGTGATGGTGTGCTGGTTCAATCCAAAACCACTTCAGTTGAATGGAAAATACAATGTGAAACACACTTCGCGTGACGCACGTTGCGTGGTAAAAGAGATCACTTATAAAATGGATATTTCCACATTGCACCGGAATGAAAGCGACAAGAACATTGCGATGAATGACATTGCGAGAATAAAGATCCGCACGACTGTTCCGTTGTTCTTCGATAAATATTCACGCAACAGAACTACCGGCTCGCTCATTTTCATTGACGAAGCGACGAATGAAACGGTCGGTGCTGGAATGATCGTATAG
- a CDS encoding four helix bundle protein, whose translation MTQDELKKRTKRFAIDVIRFVKQLPQCPDKWYPGDQLYRCGTAVGANYRAACRSKTKPTFVHKMGIVEEEADESCYWLEILAGENLGEQKERDRLLKEY comes from the coding sequence ATGACACAAGATGAATTAAAGAAAAGAACTAAACGGTTCGCGATTGATGTTATTCGCTTTGTAAAACAGCTTCCGCAATGTCCCGATAAATGGTACCCGGGGGATCAACTCTATAGATGCGGAACAGCAGTTGGTGCTAATTATCGTGCTGCGTGCAGAAGTAAAACAAAACCAACATTCGTCCATAAAATGGGAATCGTGGAAGAAGAGGCTGATGAGAGTTGTTATTGGCTTGAAATATTAGCGGGAGAAAATCTTGGCGAACAAAAAGAACGTGATCGGCTTCTCAAAGAATACTAA
- the cysD gene encoding sulfate adenylyltransferase subunit CysD codes for MKNYTLKHLDELESESIYVLREVAAQFERPALLFSGGKDSIVVSHLARKAFHPAKIPFPLLHIDTGHNFPETLEYRDWWANEISAKVIVKYVQDSIDRGTAVEEKGYNASRNVLQTVTLLEAIEELKTDCAIGGARRDEEKARAKERFFSHRDEFGQWDPKNQRPELWNIFNGKKNMGEHFRVFPISNWTEMDVWQYILRENIPLPKLYFSHKRKVFKRDNQWLADFDFMLKKPNEVAEEKIVRFRTIGDITCTGAVESTASTLEEIVLEVAASRTTERGTRADDKRSEAAMEDRKKQGYF; via the coding sequence ATGAAAAATTACACTCTCAAACATCTCGACGAACTCGAATCGGAATCCATTTATGTACTGCGCGAAGTGGCTGCACAATTTGAACGCCCCGCACTTTTATTCTCCGGCGGAAAAGATTCCATCGTCGTTTCTCATCTCGCACGCAAAGCTTTTCATCCCGCGAAAATTCCTTTTCCATTATTGCACATCGACACCGGACACAATTTTCCGGAAACACTTGAGTACCGCGACTGGTGGGCGAATGAGATCAGCGCAAAAGTCATTGTGAAATATGTTCAGGATTCCATTGATCGCGGAACTGCAGTGGAAGAAAAAGGATACAACGCGAGCAGGAATGTTCTGCAAACAGTAACACTGCTCGAAGCGATCGAAGAATTGAAAACAGATTGTGCCATTGGCGGTGCACGTCGCGACGAAGAAAAAGCGAGAGCGAAAGAAAGATTCTTTTCTCACCGCGATGAATTCGGCCAGTGGGATCCGAAAAATCAGCGCCCGGAATTATGGAATATTTTCAATGGCAAAAAAAACATGGGCGAACATTTCCGCGTGTTCCCGATTTCCAACTGGACGGAGATGGATGTATGGCAATATATTCTCCGTGAAAATATTCCGCTGCCGAAATTATATTTCTCTCACAAGCGGAAAGTTTTCAAACGCGATAATCAGTGGCTCGCCGATTTTGATTTCATGCTGAAGAAACCGAATGAAGTGGCCGAAGAAAAAATTGTACGCTTCCGCACCATCGGCGACATTACGTGCACCGGCGCAGTGGAATCGACTGCCTCAACACTGGAAGAAATTGTTCTTGAAGTTGCAGCGTCACGCACAACAGAGAGAGGAACACGTGCTGATGATAAACGAAGCGAAGCAGCAATGGAAGACCGGAAAAAACAAGGATACTTCTGA
- the cysC gene encoding adenylyl-sulfate kinase: protein MNNDKNIHPIFQKLVQRNEREDLLKQKAKVIWMTGLSGSGKSTLAIGLERSLYENGKLVYVLDGDNVRAGINSNLGFSNEDRTENIRRVAEVAKLMLDSGVIVICSFVSPTIEIRSLAKKIIGEKDFLEVYVNASIAECEKRDVKGLYAKARAGEIKDFTGIHQEFEAPENAALVINTENNSFEASLKDLLEFVNRNI, encoded by the coding sequence ATGAACAACGATAAAAACATTCATCCCATCTTCCAAAAACTCGTTCAGCGTAACGAGCGGGAAGACCTTCTGAAACAAAAAGCAAAAGTGATCTGGATGACGGGCTTGTCGGGTTCCGGAAAATCGACACTCGCTATCGGCCTGGAAAGATCACTATATGAGAATGGGAAATTAGTGTATGTGCTCGATGGCGATAACGTGCGTGCAGGAATAAATTCCAATCTCGGTTTTTCGAATGAGGATCGTACAGAAAATATCCGTCGCGTAGCGGAAGTGGCAAAACTGATGCTTGACTCAGGAGTAATTGTGATCTGCAGTTTTGTTTCTCCGACAATTGAGATCCGTTCGCTTGCAAAAAAGATCATAGGTGAAAAAGATTTTCTGGAAGTTTATGTGAATGCTTCTATTGCTGAATGTGAAAAGCGTGATGTGAAAGGTTTGTATGCGAAAGCACGCGCGGGAGAAATAAAAGATTTCACGGGCATTCATCAGGAATTCGAAGCGCCGGAAAATGCAGCGCTGGTTATTAATACTGAAAATAATTCATTCGAAGCATCATTGAAAGATCTGCTGGAATTCGTTAACAGGAATATCTGA
- the deoC gene encoding deoxyribose-phosphate aldolase produces MKNTFDFHNTPVIDQVGVEERVARFNSRSIKKTSKVEGLKLALSMIDLTTLEGKDTEGKVRQMCYKAQHPHDELPGLPTVAAVCVYPTFVKLAKKELGNSGVQVASVATAFPSGQSTLKVKLDDTKFAVESGADEVDMVISRGEFLAGNYNFVFDEIAEIKNACGNARLKVILETGELSTLDNVRRASEIAMRAGADFIKTSTGKISPAATQPVTLVMLEAIRDYYYETGIMIGMKPAGGISTAKIALQYLVMVKETLGNAWLNNIWFRFGASSLANDILMQLCKEATGVYQGADYFSKD; encoded by the coding sequence ATGAAAAACACATTCGATTTTCACAATACTCCCGTCATCGATCAAGTTGGTGTAGAAGAACGCGTGGCGCGATTCAATTCAAGAAGTATAAAAAAAACTTCCAAGGTGGAAGGATTGAAACTGGCGCTGAGCATGATCGATCTCACCACGCTCGAGGGAAAAGATACGGAAGGAAAAGTGCGGCAGATGTGTTACAAAGCGCAACATCCGCACGATGAACTTCCGGGATTACCCACTGTTGCTGCGGTTTGTGTTTACCCGACGTTTGTGAAGCTTGCGAAAAAGGAACTCGGAAATTCAGGAGTGCAAGTTGCTTCGGTTGCAACCGCATTTCCTTCGGGACAATCGACACTGAAAGTAAAACTCGACGATACTAAATTCGCAGTGGAAAGCGGGGCCGATGAAGTGGATATGGTTATTTCACGCGGAGAATTTCTTGCCGGCAATTACAATTTTGTTTTTGATGAAATTGCTGAAATAAAAAATGCTTGTGGAAATGCAAGATTAAAAGTGATTCTTGAAACAGGAGAACTTTCTACGCTTGATAATGTTCGTCGTGCGAGCGAGATCGCTATGCGTGCTGGTGCTGATTTCATTAAAACATCAACAGGAAAAATTTCTCCGGCTGCCACACAACCGGTAACACTCGTAATGCTGGAAGCGATACGCGATTACTATTACGAAACAGGAATTATGATCGGGATGAAACCTGCCGGTGGAATTTCTACGGCGAAAATTGCATTGCAATATCTCGTAATGGTGAAAGAAACACTTGGTAACGCATGGCTCAATAATATCTGGTTCCGCTTCGGCGCAAGTTCATTGGCGAATGATATTCTCATGCAGCTTTGCAAAGAAGCGACCGGAGTTTACCAGGGAGCGGATTATTTTTCGAAAGATTAG
- a CDS encoding aldehyde dehydrogenase family protein — protein MNTKTTTEKKKPKLDFDSGWNYSPSPESTGHIRLEKRYDHFINGQFVKPAGGKYFPSINPATEKVIAEVAYGDERDIDKAVKAARNAYEKVWKKMPGAERGKYLYRIARIMQERARELAVIESMDGGKTIRESRDVDTPLAAAHFFYYAGWADKLEYAFPNRKISPVGVAGQIIPWNFPLLMAAWKIAPALACGNCVVLKPAETTPLTAMKLAEIIRDAGLPPGVVNIVNGDGKAGAALVNHKDVDKIAFTGSTDVGKIIQRAIAGTKKKATLELGGKAANIIFEDAAIDQAVEGIINGIFFNQGHVCCAGSRLFVQESVAEVVIRKLKDRMSTLIVGDPLDKNTDIGAINSKEQLGKINEYLKIGVDEGAEMWQSKCSIPSNGFFCRPTIFLNVSQSHRIVQEEIFGPVLAIQTFRTIDEVIEKANNTPFGLSAGVWTDKGSKIFNLTSKLRAGVVWANTYNKFDPTSPFGGYKESGFGREGGLHGLQPYLNLK, from the coding sequence ATGAATACAAAAACAACTACTGAAAAGAAAAAACCAAAACTCGATTTCGATTCGGGCTGGAATTATTCGCCATCGCCTGAAAGCACCGGACATATCCGTCTTGAAAAGCGATACGATCATTTCATCAATGGGCAATTTGTAAAACCAGCAGGAGGAAAATATTTTCCTTCGATAAATCCCGCCACTGAAAAAGTAATTGCTGAAGTTGCTTACGGTGATGAACGCGATATTGACAAAGCGGTGAAAGCGGCGCGGAATGCGTATGAAAAAGTGTGGAAGAAAATGCCGGGAGCGGAACGTGGAAAATATCTCTATCGCATTGCACGCATCATGCAGGAACGCGCGCGTGAACTCGCCGTGATCGAATCGATGGATGGAGGAAAAACAATTCGTGAATCGAGAGATGTCGATACGCCATTGGCTGCTGCACATTTTTTCTACTATGCGGGCTGGGCAGATAAATTGGAATATGCTTTTCCCAATAGAAAAATTTCTCCTGTTGGTGTTGCAGGACAAATTATTCCGTGGAATTTTCCATTGCTCATGGCCGCGTGGAAAATTGCGCCAGCGCTCGCGTGCGGAAATTGTGTGGTGCTAAAACCTGCAGAAACTACCCCGCTCACTGCAATGAAACTTGCTGAAATTATCCGCGACGCAGGATTGCCTCCAGGCGTTGTAAATATTGTGAATGGAGATGGAAAAGCGGGAGCAGCATTAGTGAATCACAAAGACGTTGATAAAATTGCATTCACCGGTTCAACTGATGTCGGGAAAATTATTCAGCGCGCCATTGCAGGAACAAAAAAGAAAGCGACGCTCGAACTTGGCGGAAAAGCGGCGAATATTATTTTCGAAGATGCTGCGATCGACCAGGCGGTGGAAGGAATCATCAATGGAATTTTCTTCAACCAGGGTCACGTATGCTGCGCGGGCTCGCGCCTGTTCGTGCAGGAAAGTGTTGCGGAAGTGGTGATCAGAAAATTAAAAGACCGGATGAGTACGCTCATCGTTGGCGATCCGCTGGATAAAAACACGGACATCGGCGCGATCAATTCCAAAGAGCAACTCGGAAAAATAAATGAGTATCTGAAAATTGGTGTGGATGAGGGAGCGGAAATGTGGCAGAGCAAATGTTCCATTCCTTCCAATGGATTTTTCTGCCGCCCGACAATTTTTCTGAACGTTTCTCAGTCACACAGAATTGTGCAGGAAGAAATTTTTGGGCCGGTTTTAGCAATACAAACTTTCCGAACGATTGATGAAGTGATCGAGAAAGCAAACAACACTCCATTCGGATTATCCGCAGGAGTGTGGACGGATAAAGGTTCCAAAATTTTCAATCTCACTTCCAAACTCAGAGCCGGAGTGGTATGGGCGAATACGTACAACAAATTCGATCCTACTTCTCCATTCGGCGGTTACAAAGAATCCGGATTCGGAAGAGAAGGAGGATTGCATGGATTACAACCGTATTTGAATCTTAAATGA